The following nucleotide sequence is from bacterium.
ATTAAACGATGATCTCGTAGTGACGGCAGGAGATTTCAAAGGCCGCTTTCGGATATCCGTAGCAGACGCCTGGATAGCAGCAACAGCAAAATTGCTAGGCTTAACTCTGGTTCACAAGGATCCTGAGTTTGAACCGTTAAA
It contains:
- a CDS encoding PIN domain-containing protein → MEIYYITFRELGEEEARQILALVQSLPVKALPLNDDLVVTAGDFKGRFRISVADAWIAATAKLLGLTLVHKDPEFEPL